A window from Actimicrobium sp. CCC2.4 encodes these proteins:
- a CDS encoding methyl-accepting chemotaxis protein codes for MSLANLSIRNKLGIAFGTVLIFLVGITLLAISTMTSLHAQNEAMIAVEWKKNKLAMTTLDNARGSIARVFQIVSRNDPAEISKARERLAANQKAYNDALNKLAPLLDIAEDKATLEKARAAAAGYNAAIVKTLALMQAGTVEVARLSAFGETYSLLHAYATTLRDLNDLMQKRIEMSGQADADFATNRNLIMALGALAVLVGIGAAVLVASSITRPLLQAVHFARTVAGGDLTARVTVDRTDETGQLLQALNDMNDSLINIVGKVRAGTGTIASVASEIAAGNQDLSSRTEQQASALEETASSMEELTSTVKQNADNARQANQMAISAAEVAIKGGAVVSQVVDTMGSINASSRKIVDIISVIDSIAFQTNILALNAAVEAARAGEQGRGFAVVAAEVRNLAQRSASAAREIKGLISDSVEKVDTGSRLVDQAGATMQEVVDSIRQVTDIMAEITAASDEQRAGIEQVNQAITQMDTTTQQNAALVEQAAAAAEAMTGQADDLEQVVSVFKLDGQQAAVAHPPAVARRIKPPVPARRQPSTPRLAATTANGDWEQF; via the coding sequence ATGTCCCTCGCAAACTTAAGTATCCGAAACAAGCTCGGTATCGCCTTTGGCACCGTCCTGATTTTTTTGGTCGGTATCACGTTGCTCGCCATTAGCACCATGACCAGTCTCCATGCGCAAAACGAAGCAATGATTGCGGTCGAGTGGAAAAAGAACAAGTTGGCGATGACAACGCTCGACAATGCCCGAGGCAGCATCGCACGCGTGTTCCAGATCGTCTCGCGCAACGATCCGGCAGAAATCAGCAAGGCACGCGAACGCCTCGCAGCCAACCAGAAAGCCTATAACGACGCACTCAACAAGCTGGCACCACTGCTGGACATCGCCGAGGACAAAGCGACGCTGGAAAAAGCCCGCGCTGCGGCTGCCGGATACAATGCAGCCATCGTCAAAACTCTTGCATTGATGCAGGCCGGAACCGTCGAAGTGGCTCGCCTATCCGCCTTTGGCGAGACCTACTCGCTACTTCATGCCTACGCCACTACGCTGCGTGATCTCAACGACCTGATGCAAAAGCGCATTGAAATGTCCGGCCAGGCCGATGCCGACTTTGCCACCAACCGCAACCTGATCATGGCGCTTGGCGCGCTGGCAGTACTGGTCGGTATCGGCGCTGCGGTGCTGGTTGCAAGTTCGATTACCCGGCCATTGCTGCAGGCAGTTCACTTCGCCCGCACCGTCGCCGGCGGCGATCTAACCGCCCGCGTCACCGTCGACCGCACCGACGAGACCGGCCAGTTGCTGCAGGCATTGAACGACATGAACGACAGCCTGATTAACATCGTCGGTAAAGTCCGCGCCGGTACCGGCACGATAGCCAGCGTCGCCAGTGAAATCGCGGCCGGTAATCAAGACCTGTCGTCGCGTACCGAGCAACAAGCCAGCGCGCTGGAGGAAACCGCATCGTCGATGGAGGAACTGACCTCCACCGTGAAGCAGAACGCCGACAATGCGCGCCAGGCGAACCAGATGGCAATCTCGGCGGCAGAGGTCGCCATCAAGGGTGGCGCGGTGGTATCACAAGTGGTCGATACCATGGGCTCGATCAATGCCTCGTCACGCAAGATCGTCGACATCATCAGCGTCATCGACAGCATCGCTTTCCAGACCAATATCCTGGCCCTGAATGCCGCAGTCGAAGCGGCGCGCGCCGGTGAACAGGGACGCGGCTTTGCCGTGGTTGCCGCTGAAGTGCGCAATCTGGCACAACGCTCTGCCAGCGCCGCACGGGAAATCAAGGGCTTGATCAGCGACTCGGTCGAGAAAGTCGATACCGGCTCGCGGCTGGTCGATCAGGCAGGCGCAACGATGCAGGAAGTCGTGGACAGCATCCGCCAGGTGACGGACATCATGGCTGAAATCACCGCCGCGTCGGATGAGCAGCGTGCCGGCATCGAGCAGGTCAACCAGGCCATCACGCAAATGGACACAACTACCCAGCAAAATGCCGCCTTGGTCGAGCAAGCTGCCGCGGCAGCAGAAGCGATGACCGGCCAGGCTGACGACCTGGAACAGGTCGTCAGTGTGTTCAAGCTGGACGGACAGCAAGCCGCAGTGGCGCACCCGCCGGCAGTGGCCAGACGCATCAAGCCGCCTGTCCCGGCACGACGCCAACCCAGCACGCCGAGGCTGGCCGCGACGACCGCCAATGGCGACTGGGAGCAATTCTGA
- a CDS encoding glycerate kinase — protein MTQSPPVPRQFLLDLYASAVAAVSPAKCLPAFLPTPPSTGRTLVIGAGKGAAAMAHTVEQHWPGELSGLVVTRYGHGAGCRRIEVVEAAHPVPDEAGRQAAARMLQLVQGLSADDLVLCLISGGGSSLLALPGEGITLEQKQAINKALLRSGAAIGEMNCVRKHLSAIKGGRLALACAPARVVTLLISDVPGDEPGVIASGPTLADPTTCAEALAVLDKYAIAVPDSVRVHLQSGAGETPKPGDARFARNEHHIIATAQHALEAAAATAEAAGVPAYILSDGIEGEARDIALMHAALARQVASRGQPFQRPCVLISGGETTVTVRGSGRGGRNAEFLLSLAVALDGAADIHAIACDTDGIDGSEDNAGALLQPDSLARAAALGMRAKTLLENNDGYGFFSALDDLVVSGPTRTNVNDFRAILIC, from the coding sequence ATGACCCAGTCCCCTCCCGTTCCGCGCCAGTTCCTGCTCGATTTGTATGCCAGCGCCGTGGCTGCCGTCAGTCCGGCAAAGTGTTTGCCTGCGTTCTTGCCGACACCACCGTCGACAGGCCGCACGCTGGTCATCGGCGCCGGCAAAGGCGCGGCCGCGATGGCGCACACCGTCGAGCAGCACTGGCCCGGCGAACTGTCCGGACTGGTGGTCACACGCTACGGTCATGGCGCCGGTTGCCGGCGTATCGAGGTGGTCGAAGCGGCCCATCCGGTACCCGACGAAGCGGGCCGCCAGGCTGCAGCACGCATGCTGCAACTGGTGCAGGGTTTGAGCGCCGACGATCTGGTGCTGTGCCTGATCAGTGGCGGCGGCTCGTCCCTGCTGGCACTGCCGGGCGAGGGCATCACGCTGGAGCAGAAGCAAGCCATCAACAAGGCTTTGCTGCGTAGCGGGGCGGCGATTGGCGAAATGAACTGCGTACGCAAGCACCTGTCGGCGATCAAGGGTGGCCGGCTGGCGCTGGCTTGCGCACCGGCGCGTGTGGTCACGTTGCTGATTTCGGATGTGCCCGGCGACGAGCCCGGCGTGATCGCCAGCGGGCCGACGCTGGCTGACCCGACCACCTGTGCCGAAGCGCTGGCCGTGCTCGACAAATACGCCATCGCCGTTCCCGACAGCGTGCGCGTCCACCTGCAATCCGGCGCCGGCGAAACCCCGAAGCCGGGCGACGCGCGTTTCGCGCGTAACGAACATCACATCATTGCCACCGCCCAGCACGCACTGGAAGCAGCTGCTGCGACTGCCGAGGCGGCGGGTGTCCCCGCTTACATCCTGTCCGACGGCATTGAAGGCGAGGCACGCGACATCGCCCTGATGCACGCCGCGCTGGCACGCCAGGTCGCTTCACGCGGTCAGCCGTTCCAGCGTCCTTGCGTGCTCATTTCCGGTGGCGAAACGACGGTGACGGTGCGCGGTTCGGGGCGCGGCGGACGCAATGCCGAATTCCTGTTGAGCCTGGCGGTGGCGCTTGATGGCGCGGCCGATATCCATGCGATCGCTTGCGATACCGATGGCATCGACGGTTCCGAAGACAACGCCGGCGCGCTGTTGCAACCTGACTCGCTGGCACGTGCCGCCGCGCTCGGCATGCGTGCCAAAACGCTGCTGGAAAATAACGACGGCTACGGCTTTTTCAGTGCGCTGGATGACCTGGTGGTGAGCGGTCCGACCCGTACCAATGTTAATGATTTCAGGGCCATCCTGATCTGCTGA
- a CDS encoding methyl-accepting chemotaxis protein → MNDIAYFLRKNAIQADRLMLGVLWGLFLMSLTLSGMHDTLTWALVIGLPTVLIPSALIVFAGGSFLTRAVVAGALMVMVALHIHQAAGMTELHFGIFVLLAVLLCYRDWSVILIAAAVIAVHHLSFNYLQQWGFGVICFTEPSLGIVVSHAAYVVVESGVLIFIAIALQRDAVQAAELKVSIAMMTGQGAGTIDLKAEKVASTSDSGVALQGIVTMLHSAVASVRTGIDTIAVASREIAAGTIDLSTRTEQQASSLSETAASMLHMTETVKQNVERAREANQMALDSSAIAIKGGEVVSRVVLTMQSISASSRKISDITSVVDSIAFQTNILALNAAVEAARAGEQGRGFAVVAAEVRNLAQRSAAAAKDISALINESVASVDAGGKLASEAGATMTDIVVSIQKVNAIMTDISTASQEQSRGIEQVNQAIAEMDQVTQQNAALVEEAAAASETLQDQAANLVEVVSVFRLAEPSQRSMRPELAQLPARAAMVALRGQ, encoded by the coding sequence ATGAATGACATCGCCTACTTCCTCCGAAAAAATGCCATCCAGGCTGATCGCCTGATGCTGGGCGTGCTGTGGGGTTTGTTCTTGATGAGCCTGACGCTATCAGGTATGCACGACACGCTCACCTGGGCCCTGGTAATCGGCCTGCCCACCGTACTGATACCGAGCGCGCTGATTGTGTTTGCCGGCGGCAGCTTTCTGACACGGGCAGTAGTGGCTGGCGCGCTGATGGTGATGGTGGCGCTGCATATCCATCAGGCGGCAGGCATGACCGAACTCCATTTCGGCATCTTTGTCCTGCTGGCCGTTTTACTGTGCTATCGCGACTGGTCGGTGATCCTGATCGCCGCCGCGGTCATCGCGGTGCATCACCTAAGTTTTAATTACTTGCAGCAATGGGGTTTCGGCGTGATTTGCTTTACGGAGCCGAGCCTGGGCATCGTGGTGTCGCATGCTGCCTACGTGGTGGTCGAAAGCGGCGTACTGATCTTCATCGCTATCGCGCTGCAGCGCGATGCGGTCCAGGCTGCCGAACTGAAAGTCAGCATCGCCATGATGACCGGGCAAGGTGCCGGCACCATCGATCTGAAGGCTGAAAAGGTGGCTTCTACCAGCGACAGTGGTGTGGCACTGCAAGGCATCGTGACGATGCTGCACAGTGCCGTAGCCAGTGTACGCACTGGCATCGACACCATCGCTGTGGCATCACGTGAAATCGCCGCCGGCACCATCGACCTGTCCACCCGCACCGAACAGCAAGCCAGTTCGCTCAGTGAAACAGCCGCCTCGATGCTGCACATGACCGAGACCGTCAAACAGAACGTCGAACGGGCCAGGGAAGCCAACCAAATGGCGCTCGATTCCTCGGCGATTGCGATCAAGGGCGGAGAAGTGGTCAGCCGCGTAGTGCTGACGATGCAATCGATTTCAGCTTCGTCGCGCAAGATTTCGGACATCACCAGCGTCGTCGACAGCATCGCATTCCAGACCAATATCCTGGCCCTGAATGCGGCCGTCGAAGCCGCCCGCGCCGGAGAACAGGGACGCGGATTTGCGGTGGTCGCCGCCGAAGTGCGCAACCTCGCGCAACGCTCGGCAGCCGCCGCCAAAGACATCTCGGCACTGATCAATGAATCTGTCGCCAGCGTTGACGCCGGCGGCAAACTGGCCAGCGAGGCCGGCGCCACGATGACCGATATCGTGGTCAGCATCCAGAAGGTCAATGCGATCATGACCGACATCAGCACCGCCAGCCAGGAACAGAGTCGCGGTATCGAGCAAGTCAACCAGGCCATCGCCGAGATGGACCAGGTTACGCAGCAGAATGCCGCGCTGGTGGAAGAGGCAGCTGCGGCTTCCGAAACCCTGCAGGACCAGGCAGCCAATCTGGTGGAGGTGGTCAGCGTTTTCCGCCTTGCTGAGCCGTCACAGCGGTCGATGCGGCCGGAACTTGCTCAACTACCAGCTCGTGCAGCCATGGTTGCGTTGCGCGGACAATAG